A portion of the Hydractinia symbiolongicarpus strain clone_291-10 chromosome 10, HSymV2.1, whole genome shotgun sequence genome contains these proteins:
- the LOC130612168 gene encoding uncharacterized protein LOC130612168, whose product MDLTIWLALFFFNVIEGTKNTSDENDCSLFQNNYKQLQALPNTTNCLQLKASVSNLKQVCHKYRATCKGFPHSEKFTTNDKDKNIFVVGLNMSALPQKARKDCWGVISHITGGNLNKCEYKSFDQGYEEFYIQYFTNKMYTFNMTLLPTGETKVIPWQSPDHDCTMSVSDYIQNAIQNLYGTSNYCFNKKNAMSVMNFAKIQCKKHDYSATRVKDILKNNLHVTSECKYLLNKVKANSSKGELERMSVLTIVVVSISLGIVLLLSVTCFVVWRRSKVRRNTQDNDETLRIVEPTTSDNKSTSVMILNRPGCELLEVFLRDFAFVLSSYGINVRMALLEQNEIDADGGIASYMQKHINKCDYILIMCTENTNENMEILKHRPYEFALKIIGGMAFHQNDSSRYIPMYLSSYKESVKTIPSFLNASTSFGYQLPQDIKKLLSRITSKKQLQATGERIAKDQFFIKKMNEHRKKILEKQHPHCIKEYCTKGTCHGSIVNLSSIWPTTVQSAKWSSLHSLNNNNLDDVLKESTLCDMTLACKYNMMIGEYMNSCED is encoded by the exons ATGGATTTGACAATTTGGCTtgcattgtttttctttaacgttattgag GGAACAAAGAATACATCTGATGAAA acGACTGTTCACTATTTCAAAACAACTACAAGCAACTACAAGCATTGCCTAACACAA CAAATTGCTTACAACTAAAGGCAAGTGTCTCCAACCTTAAACAAGTATGCCATAAGTACCGCGCAACATGCAAAGGATTTCCACACTCAGAAAAGTTCACCACAAACGACaaagacaaaaatatttttgtcgtaGGCCTCAATATGTCAGCTCTTCCACAAAAAGCGAGAAAAG ATTGCTGGGGAGTTATTTCACACATCACTGGAGGAAACTTGAATAAATGCGAGTACAAAAGCTTTGACCAG GGATATGAGGAGTTTTATATCCAGTACTTCACAAATAAGATGTACACATTTAACATGACCTTACTACCCACTGGAGAGACCAAGGTAATACCTTGGCAATCACCTG ATCATGATTGTACAATGTCGGTTTCGGATTATATTCAAAACG cTATCCAGAATTTGTATGGTACAAGTAACtactgttttaataaaaaaaatg CTATGTCGGTGATGAATTTCGCAAAAATTCAATGCAAGAAACACGATTATAGTGCGACCAGAGTTAAagacattttgaaaaataacctTCATGTTACAAGTGAATGCAAATATCTTTTAAACAAAGTCAAAGCGAACTCAAGCAAAGGAGAGTTAGAACGTATGTCCGTGTTGACCATTGTAGTTGTCAGCATATCACTGGGCATTGTCCTACTTCTAAGCGTGACATGTTTTGTTGTGTGGCGCAGAAGTAAAGTTCGTCGGAACACGCAAGATAATGACGAAACACTCAGAATAGTTGAACCAACAACATCAG acAATAAAAGTACATCAGTTATGATTTTAAACCGTCCTGGTTGTGAACTACTGGAAGTATTTCTTCGTGATTTTGCGTTCGTTCTCAGTTCCTATGGAATCAACGTAAGAATGGCATTACTTGAGCAAAACGAAATTGATGCGGACGGAGGAATAGCCTCGTATATGCAGAAGCATATTAATAAATGCGACTACATTCTTATTATGTGCACAGAAAACACAAACG aaaacatggagattttgaaacacAGGCCGTACGAGTTTGCATTGAAAATTATCGGAGGAATGGCATTTCATCAAAACGACTCTTCGCGTTACATCCCAATGTATTTATCATCTTATAAAGAATCAGTCAAAACCATACCATCTTTTTTAAATGCATCAACATCCTTTGGATATCAGCTGCCACAAGATATAAAAAAGTTACTGTCAAGAATTACCTCTAAGAAGCAATTACAAGCAACCGGTGAAAGGATAGCGAAAGatcaattttttatcaaaaaaatgaatgaacatAGAAAGAAGATTCTGGAAAAACAGCATCCCCATTGCATTAAAGAATATTGCACCAAG ggTACATGTCATGGCAGTATAGTTAACCTTTCATCGATATGGCCAACAACTGTTCAATCAGCTAAATGGTCCTCTTTGCATTCCTTGAATAACAACAACTTAGATGATGTCTTAAAGGAATCGACTTTATGTGACATGACTTTGGCGTGCAAATACAATATGATGATAGGGGAGTATATGAATTCCTGCGAAGATTAA
- the LOC130613325 gene encoding aromatase-like — protein MTWNYVVKNFNDFWLSLGLIIIVSVIIFASKILQNNAGEGQSFPGPSKYLGVGTLLTYGRFLYMGIPEASTYYLNRYGDVVHVWVCGEPTLVTSNPTVARHILKSNGNNYTSRLGYDIGLDHIGMFNNGIIWNNNTNHWKSLRTFFQNALNAKTLNAAIKASAASTNDMIGKLDDLRRRTTEGKIETLNVLRRITLQVTNLLMFGVKIDNDERLVELIVEYFKAWEYFLIRPWYFYLPTSTFKKHKKPVKELKDACMEIVQRKKQQLDSVSFKQIENPNFLECLLHAVERDEITEENVYQCVLEMLLAGTDTSSVSMYYTLVALSDDAQVEREIVKELKAVSLEDESTDRKLLTQLVCLENTLKESMRIKPVGPVVLRRALKDDNINGVPIRSGTNVVLSLVDMHRRSDLFEDPTSFVPHRFKSEKTNENFYPFGTGPKGCVGQFLAMVEMKVILGVLLKKFQFRSVVGKLSDVTTRWDIANQPTDASYMIIEERRD, from the exons ATGACGTGGAATTACGTTGTGAAAAATTTTAACGATTTCTGGTTATCGCTTGGACTGATAATCATCGTCTCTGTCATAATTTTTGCATCAAAGATTTTACAAAACAATGCTGGAGAGGGTCAAAGCTTTCCCG GGCCTTCTAAGTATCTTGGTGTTGGAACCCTCTTAACATATGGAAGATTCCTCTACATGGGTATCCCAGAAGCTTCAACCTACTACCTCAACAGGTACGGCGATGTAGTTCACGTTTGGGTATGTGGAGAACCAACACTTGTAACAAGCAATCCCACCGTTGCACGACATATTTTAAAATCTAACGGCAACAACTACACTTCACGGCTTGGTTACGACATAGGATTAGATCATATCGGAATGTTTAACAATGGCATTATCTGGAATAATAATACAAATCATTGGAAAAgcttaagaacattttttcagAATGCACTGAATGCAAAGACGTTAAACGCAGCTATCAAAGCCTCTGCTGCTTCCACGAATGATATGATTGGCAAACTTGACGACTTGAGACGCCGTACAACTGAAGGAAAAATTGAAACGCTGAATGTTTTACGACGCATAACATTACAAGTTACTAATCTGTTGATGTTTGGCGTCAAAATAGACAACGACGAACGTTTGGTCGAGTTAATTGTCGAGTATTTCAAAGCGTGGGAATATTTTCTGATTCGACCGTGGTATTTTTATTTGCCCACTTCTACTTTCAAGAAACATAAAAAACCAGTGAAAGAATTGAAAGATGCCTGTATGGAGATTGTGCAAAGGAAAAAACAGCAACTCGATAGCG ttTCATTCAAGCAAATTGAAAATCCAAACTTTCTTGAATGTCTTTTACATGCGGTGGAACGTGATGAAATTACTGAAGAAAATGTATACCAATGTGTCCTCGAAATGTTGCTAGCTGGCACTGACACGTCCAGTGTGTCTATGTATTACACATTAGTAGCTCTTAGCGATGATGCACAAGTGGAAAGAGAAATTGTAAAAGAATTAAAGGCTGTTTCTTTGGAGGATGAATCAACGGATCGCAAATTGCTTACTCAGCTGGTTTGTTTAGAGAATACTTTAAAGGAGAGCATGCGCATCAAACCAGTAGGACCTGTGGTGTTGAGACGAGCTTTAAAAGATGACAACATCAACGGCGTTCCCATTCGATCAGGAACTAACGTTGTTTTAAGTTTAGTTGATATGCATCGCCGTTCTGATTTGTTTGAAGATCCAACTTCTTTTGTTCCTCATCGATTCAAGAGCGAGAAAACTAATGAGAATTTCTATCCCTTTGGGACGGGACCAAAGGGATGCGTTGGTCAATTTCTTGCCATGGTGGAAATGAAGGTTATTCTTGGTGTCTTATTAAAGAAATTCCAATTTCGATCTGTTGTTGGAAAACTCAGTGATGTTACTACGAGATGGGATATTGCAAACCAGCCCACAGATGCTAGTTATATGATAATTGAAGAAAGACGTGACTGA
- the LOC130613194 gene encoding putative ankyrin repeat protein RF_1087, which translates to MSQKRKTNLITQTQQANIAHNIEVAIKDNDLKKLKLIFEDYPNLLSYESHNEKSWLHLAAREGTVKIVTYLVKKGIDVNVLDKNKHSPLHYACMNDKYENILILCKLGSKVNHKQSEGNTPLHHAAYFNNVNTIQALLQEGADINARNTHGETALHLGCSSE; encoded by the coding sequence ATGAGCCAAAAACGCAAAACGAATCTCATTACACAAACGCAGCAAGCTAATATTGCGCATAACATAGAAGTTGCAATCAAAGACAACGACTTGAAGAAACTTAAGttaatttttgaagactaccCCAACTTGCTGAGTTATGAAAGTCATAACGAGAAATCTTGGTTGCATCTAGCAGCAAGAGAAGGTACTGTCAAAATTGTGACATATCTTGTTAAAAAAGGAATCGATGTTAACGTTTTGGATAAAAATAAGCATTCACCCTTGCATTATGCATGCATGAAcgataaatatgaaaacataCTTATCCTTTGTAAGCTTGGCTCAAAAGTTAATCATAAGCAATCGGAAGGAAACACACCTCTCCACCACGCTGCTTATTTTAACAACGTGAACACGATCCAGGCATTGCTTCAAGAAGGAGCTGATATAAATGCTCGTAACACACACGGGGAGACTGCTCTTCATTTGGGTTGCTCATCAGAATAA